In Leuconostoc kimchii IMSNU 11154, the DNA window AAAACTCACTATCATTTGTTGCACGCGTTAGATCATCTTCTAACTGTTGATTTAGCTTTGGTATCCATTCTGATTGAAATTCTGCTAGTCTAGTCATTTGTTAATTCCAAATCTGTTAAGTTGTCGTTGTCATCCATTACTTTAGCTAAAGTGTTCTCTGCGTTTTTCAAAGTAGTTTGTAGCTCTTTTACTAATTCAACGCCATTTTTAAAATCTGTTAACGCACCTTCTAAAGGCCGATCGCCTTTTTCTAATTGGCTCACAATAGTTTCTAATTGTTGTAGTTTTTCTTCAAAAGATTTTGACTCACTCACTTTTCAAGACCCTCGTTTCTATAATTTTTGCTGTTGCACTGCCATTTGCCAAACGTAATTCGACCTCATCGTCCGGATGAACTTCTTTAATATTTCGAATGACTTGACCGTCTTTTTCAATCAATACATAACCACGTGTCAAAATTTTTAGCGGACTCATTAAATCTAGTTTAGCTGCTAACAATTGAACCTTTTCACGTGGTTGTTGCAAAATATTTTGTCGAATCTGCGACTGCCTTTGCGCCAAAGTTGTTAACTGATGTTGCGTTGAAACCAGTCGTTGATGTAACAACTGATTCAATGTATGTGACAGTTGATCTACACGCTGATTATATCCAGAATACAATCTGTCTGGTTGCTGAAAAATCACATGTTGTGCAACACGGTCCACACTTTGTCGCCTGTTGTCAATCAACTGCTTCATTCGTAGATTCAATCTTACTTGCAGTTCATTTAAACGTGAAACGAGTTGTGTTAACGTAACAGGTGTTGCTAATTCTGCAGCAGCTGTTGGTGTTGCTGCGCGTTTGTCAGCTACAAAATCTACTAAGGTATTATCAGTTTCATGACCCACAGAACTAATCACTGGTAACTGAGTGGCAGCAATAGTACGTGCTAACTTTTCATCATTGAATGCCCATAAATCCTCAATCGAACCACCACCTCGACCAACAATAAGTGTATCGTATTGATTAGACGCATCAATTCGTAAAATTTGTTTAATGATTGTCGTACTAGCTTTATCACCCTGCACCACTGCCGGAAATAAAACCACCTGCGCACTTGGAAATCGACGTTGCACTGTACGCACAATGTCTTCAATAACCGCACCAGTTGGTGAAGTAACGACAGCAATCCGTTTTGGAAACAATGGTATATGTTTTTTAGGCAAATCAAACAAACCTTCAGCTGATAATTTGCGCTTAAGTTGTTCATAAGCCAAAAATAGTTCGCCAATACCATCAGGCGCCATCTGTTCCAAAATAATAGCATAGGTACCACTAGGCTCATATATTTGTACACGGCCAATGGCATTAATTTTCATGCCTTCTTCTGGGTCAAATTTCAATCGAC includes these proteins:
- a CDS encoding exodeoxyribonuclease VII small subunit, with amino-acid sequence MSESKSFEEKLQQLETIVSQLEKGDRPLEGALTDFKNGVELVKELQTTLKNAENTLAKVMDDNDNLTDLELTND
- the xseA gene encoding exodeoxyribonuclease VII large subunit yields the protein MSEANKYLTISALTAYLKRKFDADPYLEKVYVTGEISNIGRRRGRHLYFSIKDPNGHAVISAAMFSYASRLKFDPEEGMKINAIGRVQIYEPSGTYAIILEQMAPDGIGELFLAYEQLKRKLSAEGLFDLPKKHIPLFPKRIAVVTSPTGAVIEDIVRTVQRRFPSAQVVLFPAVVQGDKASTTIIKQILRIDASNQYDTLIVGRGGGSIEDLWAFNDEKLARTIAATQLPVISSVGHETDNTLVDFVADKRAATPTAAAELATPVTLTQLVSRLNELQVRLNLRMKQLIDNRRQSVDRVAQHVIFQQPDRLYSGYNQRVDQLSHTLNQLLHQRLVSTQHQLTTLAQRQSQIRQNILQQPREKVQLLAAKLDLMSPLKILTRGYVLIEKDGQVIRNIKEVHPDDEVELRLANGSATAKIIETRVLKSE